A section of the Acanthochromis polyacanthus isolate Apoly-LR-REF ecotype Palm Island chromosome 1, KAUST_Apoly_ChrSc, whole genome shotgun sequence genome encodes:
- the tymp gene encoding thymidine phosphorylase isoform X1 — protein sequence MASLPDCILRTASTTMLSIPELIRKKRDGGELSDDEIKTFIRAISDGSIQDAQTGAMLMAIWQKNMVSREIQTLTREMMSSGEVMSWPPEWKGLVVDKHSTGGVGDKVSLVLAPALAACGCKVPMISGRGLVHTGGTLDKLESIPGFNIHQSAEKIRDILESVGCCIVGQTEMLVPADRVLYALRDATSTVDSLPLIAGSIISKKGAESLCALVLDVKFGRAALYKDLEGAKELAQLLVETGNGLGIRTSAVLSRMDATIGRLVGNSLEVIESLETLKGKGPEDLMELVNTLGGVLLLMAGLASDITEGKKRISEAVIGGAALSKFQAMMEAQGVANEAARSLCSAHTDYFKVLRKSEHQLELETPAEGFVADVDGLVLAQVLHKLGAGRSKAGEPVNHSVGAELLVSLGQRVKKGAPWLRLHYEDPAPTPDQINRLQNALTVNDGTQTHHEHTLVKELLLPN from the exons atggcatcactcccagactgcattctcaggacagcctcg ACGACCATGCTGTCCATCCCAGAGCTGATCAGGAAGAAGCGAGACGGAGGAGAGCTGAGCGATGACGAAATCAAAACCTTCATCAGAGCCATTTCAGATGGAAGCATCCAAGACGCCCAGACAG GCGCCATGCTAATGGCTATCTGGCAGAAGAACATGGTCTCCAGGGAGATCCAGACCCTCACCAGAGAGATGATGTCATCAGGGGAAGTAATGTCATGGCCGCCAGAGTGGAAGGGGCTGGTGGTGGACAAACACTCGACGGGGGGAGTGGGCGATAAAGTTAGCCTGGTGTTAGCACCGGCGCTAGCAGCCTGCGGCTGTAAG gtGCCCATGATCAGTGGGCGGGGCTTGGTTCATACGGGAGGAACTCTGGACAAACTGGAATCGATTCCAGGATTCAACATTCACCAATCAGCAGAGAAG ATTCGTGACATCCTGGAATCGGTCGGCTGCTGTATCGTGGGTCAGACGGAGATGTTGGTTCCGGCTGATCGAGTTCTTTACGCTCTGAGAGACGCCACCAGCACCGTGGACAGTTTACCGCTCATCGCTG gTTCTATCATCTCGAAGAAAGGAGCCGAGTCTCTCTGTGCTCTGGTTCTGGACGTGAAGTTTGGACGAGCTGCTCTGTACAAAGACCTAGAGGGCGCTAAAGAGCTAGCACAGCTGCTA GTGGAAACAGGAAACGGACTCGGGATCCGAACCAGCGCCGTCCTCAGCAGGATGGACGCTACGATCGGAAGACTGGTCGGAAACAGTCTGGAGGTGATCGAGTCTCTGGAGACGCTGAAGGGCAAAGGACCCGAAGACCTGATGGAGCTGGTCAACACTCTTg GAGGCGTGTTGCTGCTCATGGCTGGTTTGGCGTCAGACATAACAGAGGGCAAAAAGCGTATTTCCGAAGCTGTGATTGGTGGAGCCGCTCTGTCCAAGTTCCAGGCCATGATGGAGGCTCAGGGAGTAGCCAATGAGGCGGCCCGGTCGCTGTGCTCCGCCCACACCGACTACTTCAAGGTCCTGAGAAAATCTGAGCATCAGCTGGAACTGGAGACTCCTGCAGAAG GTTTCGTGGCGGACGTCGATGGTTTGGTTTTAGCTCAGGTTCTTCATAAGTTGGGGGCAGGACGATCGAAGGCCGGGGAACCTGTCAATCACAGCGTGGGGGCGGAGCTACTAGTGTCACTAGGTCAGAGGGTCAAGAAAG GCGCCCCCTGGCTGCGGCTCCATTACGAGGACCCGGCTCCGACTCCAGACCAGATAAATCGACTGCAGaacgctctgactgtgaatgatGGCACCCAAACGCACCACGAACACACGCTGGTGaaggagctgctgcttcctaaTTAA
- the tymp gene encoding thymidine phosphorylase isoform X2 encodes MLSIPELIRKKRDGGELSDDEIKTFIRAISDGSIQDAQTGAMLMAIWQKNMVSREIQTLTREMMSSGEVMSWPPEWKGLVVDKHSTGGVGDKVSLVLAPALAACGCKVPMISGRGLVHTGGTLDKLESIPGFNIHQSAEKIRDILESVGCCIVGQTEMLVPADRVLYALRDATSTVDSLPLIAGSIISKKGAESLCALVLDVKFGRAALYKDLEGAKELAQLLVETGNGLGIRTSAVLSRMDATIGRLVGNSLEVIESLETLKGKGPEDLMELVNTLGGVLLLMAGLASDITEGKKRISEAVIGGAALSKFQAMMEAQGVANEAARSLCSAHTDYFKVLRKSEHQLELETPAEGFVADVDGLVLAQVLHKLGAGRSKAGEPVNHSVGAELLVSLGQRVKKGAPWLRLHYEDPAPTPDQINRLQNALTVNDGTQTHHEHTLVKELLLPN; translated from the exons ATGCTGTCCATCCCAGAGCTGATCAGGAAGAAGCGAGACGGAGGAGAGCTGAGCGATGACGAAATCAAAACCTTCATCAGAGCCATTTCAGATGGAAGCATCCAAGACGCCCAGACAG GCGCCATGCTAATGGCTATCTGGCAGAAGAACATGGTCTCCAGGGAGATCCAGACCCTCACCAGAGAGATGATGTCATCAGGGGAAGTAATGTCATGGCCGCCAGAGTGGAAGGGGCTGGTGGTGGACAAACACTCGACGGGGGGAGTGGGCGATAAAGTTAGCCTGGTGTTAGCACCGGCGCTAGCAGCCTGCGGCTGTAAG gtGCCCATGATCAGTGGGCGGGGCTTGGTTCATACGGGAGGAACTCTGGACAAACTGGAATCGATTCCAGGATTCAACATTCACCAATCAGCAGAGAAG ATTCGTGACATCCTGGAATCGGTCGGCTGCTGTATCGTGGGTCAGACGGAGATGTTGGTTCCGGCTGATCGAGTTCTTTACGCTCTGAGAGACGCCACCAGCACCGTGGACAGTTTACCGCTCATCGCTG gTTCTATCATCTCGAAGAAAGGAGCCGAGTCTCTCTGTGCTCTGGTTCTGGACGTGAAGTTTGGACGAGCTGCTCTGTACAAAGACCTAGAGGGCGCTAAAGAGCTAGCACAGCTGCTA GTGGAAACAGGAAACGGACTCGGGATCCGAACCAGCGCCGTCCTCAGCAGGATGGACGCTACGATCGGAAGACTGGTCGGAAACAGTCTGGAGGTGATCGAGTCTCTGGAGACGCTGAAGGGCAAAGGACCCGAAGACCTGATGGAGCTGGTCAACACTCTTg GAGGCGTGTTGCTGCTCATGGCTGGTTTGGCGTCAGACATAACAGAGGGCAAAAAGCGTATTTCCGAAGCTGTGATTGGTGGAGCCGCTCTGTCCAAGTTCCAGGCCATGATGGAGGCTCAGGGAGTAGCCAATGAGGCGGCCCGGTCGCTGTGCTCCGCCCACACCGACTACTTCAAGGTCCTGAGAAAATCTGAGCATCAGCTGGAACTGGAGACTCCTGCAGAAG GTTTCGTGGCGGACGTCGATGGTTTGGTTTTAGCTCAGGTTCTTCATAAGTTGGGGGCAGGACGATCGAAGGCCGGGGAACCTGTCAATCACAGCGTGGGGGCGGAGCTACTAGTGTCACTAGGTCAGAGGGTCAAGAAAG GCGCCCCCTGGCTGCGGCTCCATTACGAGGACCCGGCTCCGACTCCAGACCAGATAAATCGACTGCAGaacgctctgactgtgaatgatGGCACCCAAACGCACCACGAACACACGCTGGTGaaggagctgctgcttcctaaTTAA